From Halanaeroarchaeum sulfurireducens, a single genomic window includes:
- a CDS encoding cupin domain-containing protein, producing the protein MERVSESDVEAAEPVPGAHLKLLAGDEAMNVQHFEIAAGATVPEHSHPHEQAGYITSGEAVFLVDGEEIHVQAGDAYSIPGGEPHGLENRGEEPVVGVDIFSPPRENPDWEE; encoded by the coding sequence ATGGAGCGCGTCAGCGAATCCGACGTCGAAGCAGCGGAACCGGTCCCCGGTGCCCACCTCAAACTCCTCGCCGGGGACGAGGCGATGAACGTCCAGCACTTCGAAATAGCGGCCGGCGCGACGGTCCCCGAGCACAGCCATCCTCACGAACAGGCCGGCTATATCACCAGCGGCGAGGCGGTCTTCCTCGTCGACGGCGAGGAGATCCACGTCCAGGCGGGCGACGCCTACTCGATCCCTGGCGGCGAACCGCACGGCCTCGAGAATCGTGGTGAGGAACCCGTCGTCGGCGTGGACATCTTCAGCCCGCCCCGCGAGAACCCCGACTGGGAGGAGTAA